One genomic window of Anaerolineales bacterium includes the following:
- a CDS encoding 4Fe-4S binding protein: MRVTDECISCAACETECPTTSISLGETIYVIDASTCVECKGHYDSPQCVSVCPVDCIVAA; the protein is encoded by the coding sequence ATGCGGGTTACTGACGAATGTATCTCTTGTGCCGCTTGCGAGACAGAGTGCCCCACAACCTCGATTTCGCTGGGCGAAACGATCTACGTCATTGACGCCAGCACCTGCGTCGAATGCAAGGGCCACTACGATTCCCCGCAATGCGTCTCGGTCTGCCCCGTCGATTGCATCGTTGCAGCCTAG